Below is a genomic region from Fusarium oxysporum f. sp. lycopersici 4287 chromosome 12, whole genome shotgun sequence.
TACACTATATAATGTTATGCCCAAGGATATGTTCTTAGACTTTATAAAATTGCCAATTATCTACGGAGAAAGATAACTAGAAGTTCGACTCCCAGCACTTTTTTTAGGGTGCGGGGCAGATAACGGAACGCATTCAAATTACAGGATACATCGGTAAGCCGAAACTGAAACATAACTAGGGTGCGAGGTATTTTTGACAGGGTTCCCCTTTTTAGTGTTGCAATGCTCCACTGACTTGTAGAAAATAAGCATAAAAGTCAGAGCTATGCTAAGATGATTTGTCAAGTGAAAAGAGCTATAAGAAGTGTCTTCAGCATACTGACATTTTATCTAGTTGCCCTTTACTAAATACTTTCGCGCTTGATTTATCTTTCTTCTGTTTTATGCTAGAATTATGAAGTACCTTTTATATGTTCctggccttgtccttggcgCAAATGCAGTCTCGTATCATGGCCATCACTCGCATTCACATCTTGACTCTAGGGCTCCCAAGCTATTTGCCCACCCTGGACTTTTACACACCGCCCAAGACTTTGAACGTATCAAGGAAAAGGTTGACTCCGGCGAACCACCATGGTCGACTGGATGGGACAAGCTAAAGGCACGGGTTAACCAAGACTACCAGCCTAACCCCTCGGACATCCTCGTCAGAGGCTCAACCCCCGAGCGTCCACAGAACTACGTCAACATGTACCGAGATATGGCTGCGGCATATGCTCTCGCCATTCACTGGAAGGTCACTGGAGAGGAAGCATCCGCGGATGCTGCTGCTCGCGTCCTCGATGGCTGGAGTGCCGTTCTTACAGATATCTGGGGCAACTCGGACAAATTCTTAGCCGCAGGTTTCTACGGATATCAATTTGCCAATATTGCAGAGATCCTTCGCGACTACAGCAACTGGAAGGGCCTTGACGCAACAATTGACATGCTACTACGGGTATTCTACAGCAAGAACCATTCCTTCCTCACAGCTCATAATGGCGCACACATTGACAATTATTGGGCGAATTGGGACCTTGCCAATATCGCAAGCATGATGAGCATCGGTGCATTGGCAGATAACAGAACCATCTGGGACGAAGCTGTTGACTACTTCAAGAGCGGTGATGGTAATGGCGCAATCGAAAAGGCAGTCTGGTATCTTCACACGGAACAAGGCACGGGTAAGAAGCTTGGACAGAACCAGGAAGCTGGCAGGGACCAGGGACACGCCACGCTTGACTTTGCCATGCTTGGTGTCATTGCCCAGCAGGGCTATAACCAGGGAGACGACTTGTTCGCATACTTGGACGACAGGATTCTGATAGGGTATGTATCTCTATTAGTCGCACCGAACGAACTAACTGTTCCACTAGCATGGAGTACGTTTGCAAATACAATGTTGGCCAAGATGTTTCTTTTGAAACATACAGCAACGCGGTACATGGTACGCAAACGGCAATCAGCAATCACAGCCGCGGCACGATTCGACCTATGGCGGAACTATTTGTTGCTCACTATGGCTCTATTAAAGCTCGAGATGTTAAGTGGACCAAGGTTTATCGGGATCTCGTTTTGCAGGAGAGTGGTGGAGCTGAgggaggtggtggtgattATGGGACTACGAGCGGTGGTTATGACCAGCTGGGTTTTGGAACGCTTCTATATCGTCTTGAGAAGTGAGGATGAATTTATTGAATTCCTTTCACTGTGGATCTGATATCATATGTAGGCGGCCATTCCTCAGTTAATTCCAACAACTGGCATGTAAACGCCAATTTTTCGACTTCAATCTCACTgcccatcttcaacaagagacTTTAATCAAACCGAAGTGACACAATCGCTTTATCAAATGACGAGCCAACAGTCATCCTCTGAGCGTGACCACTAATGCCCTGTTGAAGATTTTCTCGTCCGAAactcattcttctcaacgAATATACGTCGCCGTAACATAACCTGCTGATGCCCGAGCCTCCCAAAGGCGATACTTGTGACAAATCGCTTATCCATGATAACTATACCGCATTAATGATGTGGTTTTAATGGCGAATACAATGAGAGAACGGTGGGTCTAGCAACTCATGCCATTAGATGTGTTAGAGAGTATTCACCTACTGCTGGGTACTTAGAGTCCCGGCAATACTGCTCCAATGCGAACACTTCCCATTGCTAACTGCATCACTACTCTAGCCATCATGTATCACAGAGGAACTCATTTCTGCTATTCTGTCTTGAATCccccaagaagctcaaagatAATATATTCCGCAAGTCCCAAAACGAGGAATGCATCTTCCAGTGTACTCTGATTATGCAGGGCCAGTCAGCAGCCTGATCCTCtgccgagaagaagccatcaactCCTCCACCTACGAGTACGCTTCAAGTATACTTACGGCGCGAGTTAGATCTGGCTCCGGAAATATCAATGATGCCACTAATGAAGTAAGTATACACAGTCATTTTCGCCATACTTGCACAAGATTGCAATTGCTAAGCGCGAGAATATAAGAGCAGGACATGCACGCCCTCGCAGTTACGATTAGGGCGATCAAAACTGCGCAAACATGCCAACACAACCCCTTAGTATACAGAGTTGTACAAAAACAGGCTCCACTACCGCGAGAAAGCCGTTAAGAGATATTTACCTGGGATCAGGACTTGATATGTCTTTGTCGAGCATCAGATAGAGGGGGTAGCTACCAAGCCTTAGTTTTAGCCTAGTTGAAACAAACCTATTGTCTTAGTAGTTATCATCTTTACTGCTCTTGTTATGATATTTGCCCTTGTCATTACTGCTATAAACATCATCGCCTTATAAGTAGTTCTGTCATTAATTATAACTGCAAAGCTAGCAGTATAGTTATTGTTCTGGAGACCAGAGGATATGCTGTTTTGGACACCGACGATTATGCTTGTGTTGGTAGTTCTGTTTACCTCAGAGGTATGGGCGAACATGTCTATTAGGATTCTTTTATTATCTGGCCGGTTAACCAGTTTTGTTCCTAGTAGGTTAATACGTTTAGCCATAGCTCTGGAGATCTcctaaaagaaatattaagGATTTGCTGCTTGGTACTATAGGGTAAGTGATCTGGCGATCTCATCTTACCCCACCTAGTACAGTCAGTTAAACAATTGTTAACCAGTCCGTCTTGGTTCTTTCGGCACAACTTCTTTCCGCACCGAGTTTAGACAAGGGTAACTCTTCACAAACCTCCTGCCTAAGGCTACAAGTCCCGCTTGATTCTTAATAGTGCTTACAACAAATGACAAACACAATTATAAAATAGCTCAACATGGATAAAAAGTCTCCTGCTACATACACATTAGTGAAAGGAACAGGTTTGTTCTCAGCCGGAATAATTCATTGGATATACTAATTTCAGCTACAGGTTCCCTACAGCGTACATGGTATCTTTACCATCGCCTGGGTATCTGGTCCAACATTCTGGTTTCTGCGCGCTATACCTGCGCCAATGGACAAGAACTCAGCCGAGGTGCTATCAGTGAAGCACTGCGCCTTGTTGTACAAGCTCATCCTGCCTTATGGCATGTCTTCGTCCAGAGACCATCTCCCAATCGAGGTAATCACGAGCTGCATACCGCCAGGCTGCACACTATNNNNNNNNNNNNNNNNNNNNNNNNNNNNNNNNNNNNNNNNNNNNNNNNNNNNNNNNNNNNNNNNNNNNNNNNNNNNNNNNNNNNNNNNNNNNNNNNNNNNNNNNNNNNNNNNNNNNNNNNNNNNNNNNNNNNNNNNNNNNNNNNNNNNNNNNNNNNNNNNNNNNNNNNNNNNNNNNNNNNNNNNNNNNNNNNNNNNNNNNNNNNNNNNNNNNNNNNNNNNNNNNNNNNNNNNNNNNNNNNNNNNNNNNNNNNNNNNNNNNNNNNNNNNNNNNNNNNNNNNNNNNNNNNNNNNNNNNNNNNNNNNNNNNNNNNNNNNNNNNNNNNNNNNNNNNNNNNNNNNNNNNNNNNNNNNNNNNNNNNNNNNNNNNNNNNNNNNNNNNNNNNNNNNNNNNNNNNNNNNNNNNNNNNTTCATTCATACAGACGAGAGCGTTCAATCCCCCGTCGAACCGGAAGACGTTTGGGAAGGCAAAGACAGCATCTTGGAGATAATTTGGACGCAGCTAGTGTGGTTGTTTGTTAAGCTATTCTACGGCAACGATCGTATCTATGGCGATCTTCCCCCACCCAAGCCTCACCTCAAGTCTGCAACTGCAGTGGCAAAGCCAGGAGAGAGAACCGTCACACGCATTTCGTCGTATCGTATCCCAGCAGAAGACATGTCGTCAATACTCAAGGCATGTCGCAAACATCAAACTACCTTTACACCTCTACTCATTACAATGTTTACCATCGTCCTTGGCACCGAATTCTACCCGAACGCAAAGATAGGAGCAACACGCTTCAATTTTGACTTGAGACCCAGCCTTCCCATGTCTCGTGTTGGTGGAGGAACAGCGAATGGAACATTTGTGAATGCAGCAGGAAGCTGGCAGCTTTGGCACAAACTTGGACCATTCCGTCAAGTCCTGGTTACGAAAGGCGATGCCAAGGAGACATCGCTCGACTCCCGCTCTGTATGGAAGCTTGTCAAGGACTATAAGAAAGATATGACACGTGCTATTTCTGGCCAAGCTATAAGATACTGGATCGGGGTGAAGCGACTGGGAACTGACCTAGAGAAAGTGGTTGACAACGGCTTTCCGTCTAtatctctccttctcaagcctACTTTCAGCGTTTCTAACATTGGCTCCTTCGATAATGCTCAGGTAGAGgacgatgagaagagcaCAGGGCTTTGGCAAATTGATGATATGCAATTCTCAGCTGGTGCGGTAAATGGCAACCAGGGTACACACGGTGCTATCTTCCATGTTTGCGGTGTTAAAGGGGGGGATACAGTTATTACTGCGACTTATGAAGATGGAATTGTTCTGCGGGAGATGGCCGATAAGATTCTGGAGCGTACCGTTACTAGAATCCTCGAGATAGTCTAATGTGATATATGTTCTTATGTTAGAATAGCTTTTGACACCTCATGACTTGATCCGCATTTCCTTTGTCCCTTGGCCAAGGCTTAATTGAGTGGACAACGCACCGACGCGCATCAAGCAGTCCCGTCGTTGCAATTACACCACGTGGTTCGATTGGGATATACGACGTTTATTCTGCCGGTTTTGTTGTCCAACGCAAGGCTGTTTGCATCTGTCTCTAGTTGCAATCAACAGCAAGAGGATTAGTCGCCTCTTTGCGGTCACAAACGTCTTCACAGGTGAGGATCATGCGTACCGTCCTCGGCCTCGTAGTTTGAGGAGCACCAAAGGCGCATGGGCAGATTTGAAATACTATAAGCCAGTGTGGGGGTAAAGCTGCATCGGCGATAGGAGGTAGTTTGTGCTTCACAGCCCCTGCATCGAAAATAATCAGTAAGCTGCGGATGTGCTCACTAGCGATCAGGTCAGAGTTCAGGTAGCTCTCGATAGAACTTCAAACTTGTCGCCCTGTTCATATTCTCCCAGCAAGACATCAAAACCAACTGGTCTAAAGATCTACTAAGATAcactaaacttacctaagtattTTCGTCGCTTAGGATaaaggtcctaagttttcttgcctcaCCTAGCAATCCAGACCTCAACGCTTTATGCCCTATGTCAAAGAACTCCAATCATTCAAGGTTTTCCCCCTTTGTCATTTACATCTTACTCCACCTTCTTCACCTTTTGTCTTACGTCAACACTGAAATTATCTCCCACGCCCTCATATCCTTTTGCTATCACCATGGCAGCTATCGCGACCACAGCTTAAATGACATCAACTTAGTTTTCTGACAGGTAGAGATGTCACTGATGATCAGCGCGCGAACCTTCACAAGTACCTCTGGGAAACATATAACGCAACTGAGTATCTCAAATCATTCCCCTTTCTTGTTATCGGATGCCACGGCGGTCCATCAGACGACCCGCCATTTTCGGTAGCTGGGGCTATTGCCATTTGTAGGGATGCCAAGGAATTTGCTTTCATAACTCCTATTGGAGAGTTTGCGCAGGGCGACGAGATCGAAGTCGATGACGATATCCTCGATCAGAGAGTCCGTTGGAAGTACCTTCAAAGGACGTCATCCTTTATCTTGCCAATCTCTGGCCTCAGTGTCAGGGAATCAGTTTCTTATGGACAATGCTTGTGGTGGAGATGCCCCTTGTCAGCAAAGAGGAGCACTTACGTCTTCGTCATAGTTCCTTGATGTGGACAAGCTTTTGTAGGGCTAACACTTTCTCCCCGAGGTACTACGAAGACGCTACCACGTATCCGATCGACCATAAAACACGTATATACACACCATTCCACAACCGCATCACCTGTTCTCTGCTGATAGGAGCTCTTTGTGTAATTCTTTTGAAGTGTTGAACTGTTATCTTGGTAGGGGCTGGTCTGGTATAGATGGCAGGAAGATGAACGTCGAGCGAGCTGGGATGATCTTTGACCTGAAGTGGTTGTTATTTCGAGATGAATCCTGCCCGCTATGCTCACTAACGTGCAAGACTGAGCATACCTTATTCCCCAGGATGTGTCAATGGTACGGAATGCGGAAGATGCTTTGCAAGGCAGAGATTATTGCAACAACAAATTTAAGAGTTTCATTCAATGAACAGGGGCAGGGAATTGTTACTTGCATGAATTGAAGAGCAGCTGATTCAGCTGTCCACTGCCCTGCGCCGAGTTATTTTACTTAATTCTTTAACACGTAATAGCAGCAAAATTCTATTATTAAGCTAAAAGACAGTTAAAAGGGCTTTAATTGCTTTTTCTAATAgaaataagtatataatatatattctataattgttattattataagtaacTCTTTTATTATAACAATAATTTAGGGTAAGGTTCTGCGTAATTGTTATTTCTAGCCTGGGTGCAATCCTTATCTGCGCTTATCTGCTTATCTGTTATCACCCCGCTGGTCCGACAGCCTGAACCAACGCCAAGAAGACACCAAAATCTAACATAGCATTATCAACGCATTAATCCAACCTACAATATACAAGCAACATTGATCATCAAGCACCCTTTGTCGCTCGACGCGAATTTAATTCAAGGACTGCATCTCGAGATGAGCACTACAGTCCGCACGCAGAACAACCCCAGCCAGACGCGTCATCTGCATGGCCCCGTCTGTTTCGCGTCATCGTGCCATTTGTATCTCACCGCGTCTACTGAATTAATCAACTGCAGGCAGCCAACATAACTGCGTTATTTTATTGCCTGACCCTCAAAAGATTGGTCAACGCAATTGACCACCTGctctcattctcttcctctccatcaTTACCCATCTGTGTTGCGCAACTCAACAACCGCGACCTGTCGACATCATGGCGCGGGAGGAGAGTGGACCGCCGAAGAGGGAATTGGCTGAGAAGGATCAAAGTGCCAGGAACCATCGAGACTCCTCGGTCGAGTCCTGTATCGTCCTGGCCATCTCAACAATCGTCGCTGCACCTCACGTGACACGATCAGCAGATTCCGAGGCATCCATGGGCAAGGAGAGTCCTGTGACGCCAGATGAGCAACCAATCAAatccgaagaagaagatcgtATCGGCATGCTGATGTCCTTGTCAATGCTTGAGCCCTCTGGCCAGTGCAAAGCAACAACTCCCGAACCACTGGATTTCTCTTGCCACGAACATCAGAAACAGAAGTGCGAGACTCTCCCAATTCTGGTGGATTACGGCATTTCAGAGCAAAGGTTCGAGGAGCCTACAACGGAGGAGAGGTCAGATATTCCTGTAATGAAAGATACACCAGACTCTATACCCTATTTGCTTTTAAGAAGGAATCCTCAGAAGGCTACAGCGACATATCTCGAGACAATCGCCGTTAAGAACAAGattgccaaagaagaggaactacagaagaagctccaggACAAAATGGACTACAACTGCAATGTGATCCTCGATTGCGATGTCAGTATTGACGTTGAGCGTCGTGCAATCGAGAGTGCCAGACGCAGGGGAAGGCCATTTTGGATCCCATGGTCGATGGAACGTCAACGCTACCTTACGTCCAAACGCAAGAACCTTCAGAAGAAAAATGCTGAGATGGAGGGAGTAAGGAAGCGGCGCtgcaagaagcttgatggaCTGATGTCCGAGAAACAAAAACTTGAGGAGGATGTTACTGCATATTGATATGTTGCAAGATAGTGTCAAGATGATGGGGGTTGAATTTGATTGAGGCAAGCTTTCGAATGAGTGATAGAAGGGAGAGTGGTTgtactggagaagatggtatGATGAATGAGGACGGGCCTGGCTTAGAAAATGTTATGATGATGAACGAGGAAGAGCCTGCTGAGGCTAAAAGCATACCCCGAGCTACGATCGCCTTTATATGGACTAATGGATGTCACAATCAGGAGGTTTGGTCGGGCACCGGTGATGCAATGGAGCGATGGCAAGAGACTTAAAAATATCTGGTTGGCCGGGCCACTATGGGCAGTTCCACCGGGCCCAGACGGCACCGCTATGAGCGAAGAACCACCTCGACAGGGTGACGCGCGGGGCGGTTGAGCGAGGTGCCGGAGGCTAAGGGACATCGCCGACACTTTGGTACGCGAATGAACGAGAAGTCATCTGCGACAACGAACTGAAAGGACGAGTAGCTCAAGGCTGGTGCCGAGAGGCTAACCGGCCCCGTAGGCACAACGTTATGAAAGACACGTCGACGATGCGCTGGGAAAAGATATGTCGGCCAAGACAGTTTCGGGAAAACACGGACGCGCTATCCTTTATCTCAGGAGGACATCTCGAGCAGAGTCTAGCAACAATAATGCAAAAGCATTACAATATTACACAACTACTAAAAGAAAACCCTTGATCTTTAACAAACACGTGTCAAAGGTCAAGGATCATAATGTTAGCAAGGGATCAACGGCTTGTAAGGTCGGAAGGCAGC
It encodes:
- a CDS encoding hypothetical protein (At least one base has a quality score < 10), producing MSSILKACRKHQTTFTPLLITMFTIVLGTEFYPNAKIGATRFNFDLRPSLPMSRVGGGTANGTFVNAAGSWQLWHKLGPFRQVLVTKGDAKETSLDSRSVWKLVKDYKKDMTRAISGQAIRYWIGVKRLGTDLEKVVDNGFPSISLLLKPTFSVSNIGSFDNAQVEDDEKSTGLWQIDDMQFSAGAVNGNQGTHGAIFHVCGVKGGDTVITATYEDGIVLREMADKILERTVTRILEIV